The genomic window GTCCTTCTAACCAAATTGTGACTAGAGACAATGATAATAAGACGGTTTCTTACCACATCCTTAAGAAGTTGTATTTAAGAACGTggataatagaaaaataaataaggtGAATTTTTCAAtcttaaaaacaaataaacaagGTGAATTACTCAACTTATATAATTGAATCTCTAATTAAATGAATATTCAATCTTGTAAGATAAAATTATAACCAACCATAAATAAGAGTTTTATTCACAATATTTCtagtaattaaatataaaactcttttaaataatAGAAGTTATAAACTAAGATAAATATCTAAACTCCTACTTGAATCCGTATAAAGAGTGGTAATGTACTTGTTTATAAATCTTCATCAAATGTGAGTTCAGTCCCGAGACTAGATCTGTCTATGGGTCGAGTCACTCGGCCTGTtcgaaaagtgagagggtttagataaaaatataggcccaaaaaataggtttgggcaaaaaataagGCTCGCTTAAAAAATAGATTGAGCCTTAAGTAAGGTTTTTTTGGTCTGGTTTGAcctgaatttgcaaaaaaaaaaatgttgttttatTGCTATTTTTCCATTGTTTTGCTATTGTTTTCCCACTATTTTGATACCATTacactattatattgctattattttgttgttattgtttggatattgtataactcttgttttattgttaattttgctactattttagagacatttggtTGTTAAATTAcattgttatttaaatataaatacttttttttaaattattgtcaattttttgggaaacatttattttaatgtttttagtgttgttgatgtattatatttttaaattttttatataaaaaataaaataaaaaaatttaatacggacCAAGCTGGGTTTAGCATCTATAATTCGGGCCTATCAAACAGGTCTAGAATTTTGTTAGGGCCtgacccatggacaggtctacccagacatttagttttttttaggcATGATGATTTATTTGGCCCtccaacttaaaaagaaaaatcattttatccctccatttaatttttcgtctatTTTGTCCCTTGAActtgtattgtttgtcaaatcatcccaaaatatatggaaaatttaatatttgttaactttcCTAATGTATGCCACgttagaaattaattaagtttttaaaaattaaaaaatatttttgtaattttcatactttttaaataattttaaatttttgaaaaatgatttttgtaattttttgaattttaaatgtaaaaaaaattaattaattattggtaTGGCATCAACGTGGCATCAGCGTGTATGCCACGCTAGTAAAGTTAACATTTTGAGTGATTTGATAAACAATGCAAATTTAAGGGGTAAAAGAgacgaaaaataaataaagtgctaaaataacattttttttataaaattagagggcCAAATAAGACATTATGTCTTTTTTTTAAGTAGtggttttttgttattttatttaaatatttcatataaaagtaataaaacacaaaaaaactattataataatatttattattttaaaaataatttaagtaatttttcttattaatttaatatcaagTTATCAAACTCAATAAAATCttttttagtaaatatatatttataaagagTGGATAAGTAGTTAATGATTAGATGGTGAAGAAAATATTATGTATAATATATGGATGACATGCTAAACATATACATATAGGATTAGTCCACATCtgctaataaatttatatatttgcgTACATATGGAACTTTcgagcatcatcatcatcaattaatTAGTAGTACAAAGCTGTCAAAGAAGCTCCACGAACAGGCTTGCTCTAGGATGTAGACCAGCATCTTTCAAAGTCATTCCCATTTGATCAAAACTATATACTCTTCTTGGGAAGCTTGATATTAATCTATAATTTGCAATTCCGGGTAGTCCTAATGAATCTATGTATCTGTAAATTGAGAGGATCTTATCTGTGCAAGAAAAGTTGTGCTCTCTTCTTTCACCACCGGGAAAACGAATCAATATCTGAAAATTCAACAAGTGTGTTAATGTTAAGAACCAAGTTTGTCTAATGAAGACAATTAATTGGTTGTAATGAGCACCTGAGTATCTTTCCCATGAGTAATTGTTTCTTTGTACTGAGCTTCTCCAACAGATGAGCTCTGCCTTGGTTTACCTAGTTGTTTCTCTCTATGCATCTGTCGGGGGTTCTGATAATTTGTTTGATTTGAAGCTTCTATTGGTTTTTGAGCTCTTGCATTCCTAAGATTTTCCTTTTCCTAGAAGGAAAAACACATTGCTCTTGTTAATCATGTTTAGTAGATTCAGGGTAAATGTCAGATACATGCATGTATTCCACAAGAAAACATCAATTTTTTGGTAAGTTCATATACGTATTTAGGGTAGACGCAATAGGAGGGGATAGGCAGGGACCTTAATACATGGTACAATTGTATCCcctgaaattataaattattggTTGTCTCTTTAGAAAATATATAGTCATAAGTTAATATagtcttaaaatatatatataattcaacctTGACCACCAAAAAAGTTTCTGGTTTGTCCCAAAAATTTAGGGTATGTACCATATACTCGCATGAATTAATGAGATGAACAAATATTGAATATAGATAGTTCAATAAAAATGAAGAATCAAATAACACTAATTTCAAAGATTTTGTTTGACAAAAACATGGGAAACAAACCAAATAGAGTAGGCACACACTTGGTCTCTCTGTAAAGCAACAAAATATGCAGCATCTTGTTCTTCTCGCAACTGACGGTCAGCCCTCAACTTTTCTTGCTCCTTAGCCCTAGCCTTTATCCTTTCCTCTTCCTTAATCCTTGCTCTCATATGTTCTTCCTCCCTTCCTCTTACAGTAGTGCCAAAAGCTGACCCTTGCTCTTCCATTGTCCTTTGTAGAATCTCAACCAATTCAGCTGGATCAATCGGGCCCTCCATCTAAAGCAAAAACAAGGTAAAGGTAGAGACAAGAAAAGTTCATACTTATTATCATCGTTGTCAACAATATTGAGAGTATTAGGGAGCAAATACGGGGCAGGGGCTTTGGCCCCCTGATTTAATGGAAAAATTGTTTTATGACCCATCCCCAAACTTTAAATATTCAATTCAGTcttttttaaccttttatttaatgaaaaaacattataattttagtttttctgaaaaattaatagtttaagtTAAAGCATTTTTAATACAACATGTTTAGCTTTGTCCTCCCCAATTTTATAATCTTTCCTAAACAAAATTTCTTGATGAGATCAAATATTATCATTTCGATTTTTTCATTATCCTAAATCCCATccctcattaatttttttattacttgtCTATTCATATAATTAGTTGCAAATAAGTCCAAGAATGAATGGAAAATCACGGACTTCTTTCATAAATGTAAACCTTTTATTGATAATCGGATTAAACGATAAGAATGCCTGTGGTTTAACCTAACAAAAAACTTATGAAATGAAACTAGTTCTAGACCCAGTGTTAAACCAACCTGTTGCAGCACTGCTATGTTGTTGCCCGCAGCTGGGGCAATTACTGCACAGAAAGGGAAGCTAGCAGGCTGTAGAGTTGCAGCCATTTGTAAACCTTCTCCTCTATCTGCGATTGCTCCCCAGCACACAAAATTTGCGTCAAGAAATTGAACTACCAACTCTGAACTCAAAGTCCTCGAACAAAATGAGGGAGTGAAGGGATGTTCTGGGGAGTGTAGATACATGAACATTAGCTTGTGCTCATCCTCTGCTATCTTTAGAGCCTGCATAAAACTACATGCATAGAAAAATGGATGTGTGGTACCATATTGCTgttcaaaactaaccaaaaaagCCCAGTCTTCGGGAACAACTGGGGGGTGTAGTAGTTGTGGATGTTGCAACTGTAATTCCGATGGCTGGTATTGGTTTCTTCTACCCATTACCCTTGAAAACCCTCCAAATATGCATTTGGGAAGGCATACCATCCGACAAAAAAACCCATTGCAAGAGGGTTGGTCCCTTGCTTTCGCGCTACCTCTTATTGTCAAGGACATATCTCCACCACAATAAATTCAAAACacgagaggaagaagaaagaaagacttAACAACCTTCATACTTGCAGTTTGCTTACAAGAATGTTGTAGACTGATGAGATTGAAATTTATAGAATTTCTTGTCTTGCAAGTTGTTGATATTCCCTTGGGGAATAAAAGTGAGACTGAATGTCAAGATCATCGTAGTCGAACATTAATTAAAGTACTTAAAAGAGCATCGATTCATATTTGTCTACCATTTATACCAAAGTAGAAGAGGATGCTTTGCTTGTAATAGAtccaccattaattttaaaagaagatGCGCCATTTAtgtaaaacaaaataaagtagCCTGACCACACTGACAATAATATTCTATCATGCAATGATATCATTTATGATTTCATTTACTCATTTACTCTCTTTTatttactctcttttcttttcaattattatttcaactttttttaataaaattaccatctaacttttttttaaattaaatttagggtaaattacactaacagtcactcaacttttaaaaaataacaaattaatcaCTAACGTTATCGAAAAGTGATAAATTAGTCACACATTAATATTTTTCGTTATAGGTCTAATGGGACAGGTGACATGGCTAGTTAACTATTTGatgtggccagttaacttgccacgttgaaCGAGGCAACGTTGAGTGATTATTTTTTTCGtccttcctttttcatttttaataaatggcccaatatttttactttttgcatAAATGACCCAATATGTTTATACTTCTTCTCCATCCCAACAATCTCACTGTCGCCACCTCCGCCACAACCATCTTTGGTGTCACCATTGTTGGCGTCCAAACCACCAtcctaacctttttttttctttttcaaccccTCCAATAGAGGAGCCATCACGGTTGGGATCCGAATGCTTTTTTTTCTGCTACCCAAAGTCATTAACTCTAAAAAAACCAGATCGAAATGGGATTGGAGACAATTTGGGGTCAAACTATCAATACCCACAACCAAACCGGTGAGGAGAAAATCCTTCAAAGCAACATTCAAACGATTCAAGAACTAAAACGACTTAGATTTGTCAATAACTTCATAGGATATGATGATATAAACAAAAGGGTCGTCGATTAAGCTAAATAACACTAACTCCATTGCCAACATTATCAAATTGTATAAAACAAAATTAGAAGCAAAATAAGGGGAACATCTAGACAAACCAAACAATCGATTGAACCCATGATTTTCGAGAACAAAGGAAACGGTTCCTCCAAAGGGACAACCAAATGTTGACAAGTGCAATTCTGGGTTAGGTCAGTGATTAGCAAGATCCCAAATTCGAAATCGGACTGGGTATTGTAGCAAAGGATCTTGTTTTGTTCCTAAACGGTCGAGATGGTGCATTTGGCCAGATACAGCGAAGAAAAGCTCTCAACCGTTCTCATCATCGAAATTGTTCTTTGTGAAGCTTGCCCCATTGTTGTCGCCGTAATCCACAACCTTATGCTGCTGTTGAACCACTCTcgaatttttctcttcttctcctcctcctcttcctcttcctcttcttcttcttcctcttcttctttttcttcttctttttcttcttcttcttctttttcttttattgccCAGCCCAACTAGAGTTTTAAATTGGGGTGGTTTACACAGTGGGATGACAAGTTAGATTTTCGTTATGTGTGTAACGGAAAATGGTTAGTAGCactgatttattattttttgaaagttacgTGACTATTTTGTCATTAAGATCAAAATTGAGTGgatgttggtgtaatttacccttaaatttattatttaaaatcttGGTGTCAGATTTAAGTAAATGTTATATTCCTTATTTGTGTTTTAACAAACTCAAGACgaaatatattttatactctCCTTATGGttcgaaaaattaaattaaaattttaaatattatgttgacaccatttttttgataaaacagggtcgacttgaattttgaaaatgaaaacgaaaataggagtcgccaccaatcctttttgataaggtgtgatcgggtcaccttgaaaag from Gossypium hirsutum isolate 1008001.06 chromosome D12, Gossypium_hirsutum_v2.1, whole genome shotgun sequence includes these protein-coding regions:
- the LOC107946148 gene encoding plant UBX domain-containing protein 10 isoform X2 codes for the protein MSLTIRGSAKARDQPSCNGFFCRMVCLPKCIFGGFSRVMGRRNQYQPSELQLQHPQLLHPPVVPEDWAFLVSFEQQYEHPFTPSFCSRTLSSELVVQFLDANFVCWGAIADRGEGLQMAATLQPASFPFCAVIAPAAGNNIAVLQQMEGPIDPAELVEILQRTMEEQGSAFGTTVRGREEEHMRARIKEEERIKARAKEQEKLRADRQLREEQDAAYFVALQRDQEKENLRNARAQKPIEASNQTNYQNPRQMHREKQLGKPRQSSSVGEAQYKETITHGKDTQILIRFPGGERREHNFSCTDKILSIYRYIDSLGLPGIANYRLISSFPRRVYSFDQMGMTLKDAGLHPRASLFVELL
- the LOC107946148 gene encoding plant UBX domain-containing protein 10 isoform X1 — encoded protein: MSLTIRGSAKARDQPSCNGFFCRMVCLPKCIFGGFSRVMGRRNQYQPSELQLQHPQLLHPPVVPEDWAFLVSFEQQYGTTHPFFYACSFMQALKIAEDEHKLMFMYLHSPEHPFTPSFCSRTLSSELVVQFLDANFVCWGAIADRGEGLQMAATLQPASFPFCAVIAPAAGNNIAVLQQMEGPIDPAELVEILQRTMEEQGSAFGTTVRGREEEHMRARIKEEERIKARAKEQEKLRADRQLREEQDAAYFVALQRDQEKENLRNARAQKPIEASNQTNYQNPRQMHREKQLGKPRQSSSVGEAQYKETITHGKDTQILIRFPGGERREHNFSCTDKILSIYRYIDSLGLPGIANYRLISSFPRRVYSFDQMGMTLKDAGLHPRASLFVELL